In Spirosoma pollinicola, the genomic window ATCCCATCGGTATGGACGATGACCAGCTAAAAAATGGTTGTTCGATGATTATCGATCCCTTCGGCGACATACTTGCTGAATGTCGCGAGTTGGATAATGATATTGCCATAGCGACCTGTACACCCGAAAAGTTGCAGCAGGCAGGTGGATATCGCTATCGGAAGGCCAGACGTCCCGATTTATATAGAGACATAATTAGTCAGGAACACACACCCGAACAAAAAGTCATTTGGTTGCAGGACGATGATAACCAGATAATCTGATAGTTTAGTTACATGCGTTGACGTGCATAAACAGTATTCCAACTGTCTTGAAATACCCGACGATATACGCCTATCTGAGCCGGTGCGTTAACCGGAATATCGTAACTCGCATTCAGTCGGTGATCACTAATAATATAAGTGACGTTGGCTTGTTCAGCCCGTTTAAAAAACGTATTCAGCGGTATCGCGCCTTTTTCCCGTTCGAGCAAGTGGAAATAGGTCATCCCCAGAATTTTGTAATTGTCCATCTGCCCAAAGAAAAATTCGATAGGCGCAATTACAGGCGTATGCTTCTCTGGCATGTAGGAAGCCAACAGGGCGTTGTGGGCTTCGGTGTTTAGTGCCTCTCTATTCTCATTGATGACGTTCACAAATTGCACAACCGATACCAGGCAGTAAAGAACCAGTAAGACCTGTGCAGCTTTCCGTTGCCAGGCTGGCTGACGAGGCAGATAAGTCGTTAGCCAGAAAGCTATCAGAATAGCAAACCAAGGCATAATCAGCAGGAAATAAATGTCTGTAATGCTTTTGGTAAGTAGCCAGAAGGAGATGATCAGTAGCAGCGTATACAGAAAAACGGGCTGTGTCAAAGTAATATAGCGTCGGAAGGCAATGCCGCACAAGAGAACCAATACCGTTAGGGCAGTTTCATTCTGACCGTAGAAAAAGATTTGATGATAATCTGCAAGAACAGACAGTTTATCGCTCAAATGAAGATTTTGTTGCGTAGCTGGGTCGCCAAGAAACTGCTTCGCTAACACAGCCAGATTGCCATCCAGCCAGGCATCGAGCCCGTATAGACTTACAGTTAGCCCACCAGCAATGGAAAACAAAAAAGCAGGTCGCCAACCTATTCGTAAAACAAGCCAACCTGCTCCGGTAACTAAATAGATCAGGCCATTTAAATGAGTCAGGGCCGATAACCCAGCCAATATACCCGCCAGAATTGGTTTGGGTTTCGTGGAATCCTGTGTATCCAGCACCAGATAAGAAGCCAATCCCAACGCCATGCACATCGTTTCGGGCCGGTTAACGGATATGTATCGAATTAAGGTGCCACAGCCGAAATAGAGCAATACCGATAGCCATTGTTGCTCACGGGAAGCCTTTCGGCTGTACTGCCACACTAGATATCCGGCCAACAGGCCAAAAAATATACTTACTAATTTACTGCTCGCTACAGAAAAGCCTGTGAAATACATGGTTAGCGCACCAGCATAGACGAACAGCTTATGAAAGACGTATAAGCCAGTTTCCCACCCATTGTAGCCGCGAAATAATTCGGATCGAACCTGACCATCCCGTAAAAACCAGAAGGATTGTTCAGCAAACCAGGCTTCATCAAAGTATTCGGCCCTGGAGATAAATGTAATGAATAAAAATACTATCAGTAAGAAAAGACTACTAGAATAAGTACGTGAAGAGAAAAGCACAAACGGCATAGACAGGCTAAAATTTCAGCCAAACCTACTACCGAAAGAGAAATTCACTAGTCTATATTCTCATATTTACATACTAATTCTATCCAATGGATTTGGGTCTATCGGTGCATTTTCAGGTCCTCTACCATCAACCGACCGGCCCGTTCGGAAGCGCCGGGGCCACCCATTTTTTTCTGTACCTCAACGTAGCCATCCAGCTGAACAGTACGTCCCGTTTCGCCCGGAAGTATACGGCGGAGTTCGGTAGTAATTTGGTTCGGCGTAAGATCGTTTTGAATCAACTCCTTCACGATTTCGCGGTTAACAATCAGGTTAACAAGCGAAATAAACGGCACGGCAATCAGGTGTTTGGCTATAGCATAGCTGATACCGGTTGTTTTGTAACATACCACTTGCGGGATGTTAAGCAGAGCCGTTTCGAGGGTAGCAGTGCCGGAGGTAACGAGTGCGGCCGTTGCTATGTGCAGGAGATCATACGCGGCATCTTCTACCCGAATCACGGCAGGGTAATTGGCCAGCAAATTATCATACAGATCCTTCGGCAAATTACTTACCGTACCAACTACAAACTGGTAGGCCGGGAACTGCGCAACAACCTGAAGCATTGCGGGGAGGATAGAGGTAATTTCCTGATGGCGACTACCAGGCAGCAGAGCGACCACAGGTCGCGCATCTATGCCCATTTTTTCACAAAAAGCAGGATCAGGCCGAAATTCGGAAAGAGCATCGAGAAGCGGGTTCCCTACATACTCAACTTTATAATCGTAACGAGAGAAGAACTCCGTCTCGAATGGTAAAATCGTAAATAAATTATCGACGTTCGCCTTGATTTTTAATGCCCGTCGTTGATTCCAGGCCCACACTTTCGGTGATATGTAATAGAACACCCGAATGCCGTGTTTTTTGGCAAAGCGGGCCATCCGCAGGTTAAATCCCGCATAGTCGATCAGAATAAGCACATCAGGACGATGGGCCAATAGATCGGCCTGGCATTCGCGCATGATTCGGCGAATGGTACCCAGGTTCTTTACTACTTCCAGAAAGCCCATAAAGGCCATTTCGCGGTAATGCCGCACCAACACCGCTCCGGCGGCCTCCATTTGCTCCCCACCATAGGCCCGACAATTAGCTGCCGGATCATATTGACGAATAGCCCGAACGAGATTGGCACCGTGCAGATCGCCGGAGCGTTCACCCGCAATGAGGTAGTAGGTCATGAATATATAGGTAGAGACGCAAGGGATTGCGTCTCATATGCGTCAGCAAATATCATTCGCCAAAGTAGTCCACGAAGTTTTTCGGGGTTTCAATGAGTCGAAGTTGATGCAGGTGTGCGTCTGTAACGGGTTCGAGCGCACGTTCGAGAATTTTCCAGATTTCCATAACGAAGATTTCGCAACTGGCCATTTTGCCCTGCATAAAATCTACATCGAGATTCAGATTTTTGTGATCCACCTTTTCGATCACTTCCCGTTTAACGATATCGCCCAGCAACTTGAGGTCAATCACAAATCCCGTATCAGGATCGGGTTGGCCCTTCACTGTCACGATCAATTCAAAATTGTGCCCGTGCCAGTTTACGTTTGCACAAGGGCCAAATACCTCTTTATTACGCTCTTCTGACCAGGCCGGATTATAGAGCCGGTGAGCTGCGTTGAAATGTTCAACTCTGTTAATATATACCATTACTCTGGTTTAGATGGGGCGGTTGCCAGAAACGCCGATTTGACAATTAAAACGCAAAGGTACGAACACTTCAGACGCTATAAAAGCCTTATTCATTCGTAAACACAGACAGACATTAAGCTAGTACCATATAAAATAAATCCAATTTAATCAGGAAATACGCTATTCATTTGTGTATCTAAAAACCCGTATCTTTACAGCCGTTTTGCCCTGCTACACGTCACTACTTAACTAGTTATCACCACAAACACGTTTACGACCACCTCTTTATGATCATTGTTACGGGAGCCGCCGGTTTTATTGGGAGCTGTTTAATCAGCAAGCTGAATCAGGAAAATTTCAATTTCATCATCGCCGTTGATGATTTTTCGTATCCTGAGAAAGAAGCCAATCTGGTCGGTAAACGTATTCAGGAGCGTGTAGATCGGGAAGTGTTTTTTGACTGGCTTGACCAGAATTATCACGAGGTCGAGTTTATTTTTCACATTGGTGCCCGCACAGATACAACCGAGTTTGATCGGCAGATTTTCGAACACCTGAATGTTGAGTATTCCAAGCAAATCTGGAACCGCTGTATCGAGTATCAAATCCCGCTCGTATATGCCTCATCGGCAGCGACCTACGGCCTGGGCGAGTTGGGGTATGATGATAATGAATCGCTGATTCCGCAGTTAAAACCCCTCAACCCCTATGGCGACTCGAAAAACGAATTCGACATTTGGGCGCTGGAACAGGAACGTAAGCCGTTCTTCTGGGCAGGTCTGAAATTCTTCAACGTCTACGGCCCCAATGAATACCACAAAGGACGAATGGCCTCGGTCATTTTCCATACGTTCAAGCAGATCAAAGAATCAGGCAAAATGAAGCTGTTCCGGTCGCATAACCCCGATTTTGCCGATGGCGAGCAGATGCGTGATTTTGTGTATGTGAAAGACTTAGTGGAAGTTTGTTCGTTTTTAATGCACCATCGGCGCAACTCCGGCATTTATAATCTCGGTAGTGGTAAAGCCCGCACGTTCCTCGATTTAGCCAAAAATACGTTCTACGCCCTCGACATAGAACCTGTTATTAGTTTCGTAGATACCCCCGTCGATATTCGAGATAAATATCAGTATTTTACACAAGCCAACATGGCCAAGCTTCGCTCTATAGGCTACGACCGCCCATTCGCATCGCTGGAAGAGGGTATCTCGGATTACGTAAAAAACTACCTGAGCAAAGGTGAGTATTTGTAAATACTTTTTTTGACGACAGAAAACAGTTAATTGATTGTACCCGGCAATATCAATTCGCTGGTGAATGTAAAGTCCTGCCAGTCGAGATGTAATTCTCCCCCTAACAACATGGTTAAACGGTGGCTAATCCACAGGCCTAATCCATGCCCTTCTTTGAGTGGGTCGGCCCGAAAATAGGGTTGTAGTAGATCGAGCGTAGAGCCACTCTTCCGAATCGTCTGATTTTGCACCTTAATGATCCAGCCAGTAGAATAGGTAGCCTGAACGAGAACGTTGGTCCCTCCTGCTGCGTACTTAATTGCATTTTCGATCAAATTCAGTACGATGTGTTCCAGTTTAACAGCATCCGTCAATACACTTTCCTGGCTCGAATCGTCTGGCTCAAACTGCACATTTACTTCGTAGTCAGTAGACAAACTTGTTAGTTGAGTTAAGCAACGACTGACTAAAGCAGGCACACTGACGTCGCTAAGCTTGAGCGCCTGTTTGGTATCTTCGGGGCGGCTCAATGTCAGAAACTCGTCCAGCAAACGCGCTAACCGGCTTACTTCATCCAGTTGACTGGCCAAAAACGGCTTTACCGTTCTATCAAGCTGTTCATTGCCAATGGTCACCTCCAGACCCGTTTTCATGATCGTCAGGGGTGTTCGGAGTTCATGGGCAGCCGCGCCAAAGAAATTGCGCTGCAAGTCTACATTTTCCCGAATTCGCTCCAGCATACGGTTCAGGGTATCGGTTAGCTGGTACAGTTCATCACGGGATTTTGGCAGTGTAATCTGGCTACTGGTGGTGGCATTGCTTATCGCATTAGCCTGATCAACAATTGACTGAATCGGACGCAGCAGCCAACCGGCAACAATGTAGCCAGCCCCAAAAGCGAGCCCAAGGCTTAGCAGCCAACCTAGGCTGAACACCCATCGTAGCTGATTTATATCCTGCCGCAGGCTCATGTCAGGCACAGCCAGTGTTAGCGTAATGAGCCCATCGGGTGCCTGCTCAGTGCTTGTTTGAGCCGTTATGGCCCGATACGAATGCGGACGCGAGCCTTTAGCCCGACCGGAACGCGATATATCTGAAAAACCAGGACTGTGGAAGAGTTCACGTTGTCGGCCGTAGGCATGATACACCACCTGCATTCGTTCGCGTTCGGTGGGCAAGGGCAAGATAACCGGGTCCACACTCACCAATGACAACAACCAGCTGGCCCGTGTTTGGGTAGCCCGGTCAAAAGCAACCTGCAAGCTTTTTTCAGCGTGATTGAGCATCAACCAACCCGCCAGCAGGCTTACCCCGGCAAAAACCGCCGTAACGGCCAGCACAATGCGACTGCGCAGGCTCATGGCGTTTTGAGCCGATAACCCCGGCTAATTAGCGTTTCAATCAGGCCAGTGGTACCAATGGCGTCAAGTTTTTTCCGC contains:
- a CDS encoding 6-pyruvoyl trahydropterin synthase family protein translates to MVYINRVEHFNAAHRLYNPAWSEERNKEVFGPCANVNWHGHNFELIVTVKGQPDPDTGFVIDLKLLGDIVKREVIEKVDHKNLNLDVDFMQGKMASCEIFVMEIWKILERALEPVTDAHLHQLRLIETPKNFVDYFGE
- the rfaD gene encoding ADP-glyceromanno-heptose 6-epimerase codes for the protein MIIVTGAAGFIGSCLISKLNQENFNFIIAVDDFSYPEKEANLVGKRIQERVDREVFFDWLDQNYHEVEFIFHIGARTDTTEFDRQIFEHLNVEYSKQIWNRCIEYQIPLVYASSAATYGLGELGYDDNESLIPQLKPLNPYGDSKNEFDIWALEQERKPFFWAGLKFFNVYGPNEYHKGRMASVIFHTFKQIKESGKMKLFRSHNPDFADGEQMRDFVYVKDLVEVCSFLMHHRRNSGIYNLGSGKARTFLDLAKNTFYALDIEPVISFVDTPVDIRDKYQYFTQANMAKLRSIGYDRPFASLEEGISDYVKNYLSKGEYL
- a CDS encoding sensor histidine kinase; translation: MSLRSRIVLAVTAVFAGVSLLAGWLMLNHAEKSLQVAFDRATQTRASWLLSLVSVDPVILPLPTERERMQVVYHAYGRQRELFHSPGFSDISRSGRAKGSRPHSYRAITAQTSTEQAPDGLITLTLAVPDMSLRQDINQLRWVFSLGWLLSLGLAFGAGYIVAGWLLRPIQSIVDQANAISNATTSSQITLPKSRDELYQLTDTLNRMLERIRENVDLQRNFFGAAAHELRTPLTIMKTGLEVTIGNEQLDRTVKPFLASQLDEVSRLARLLDEFLTLSRPEDTKQALKLSDVSVPALVSRCLTQLTSLSTDYEVNVQFEPDDSSQESVLTDAVKLEHIVLNLIENAIKYAAGGTNVLVQATYSTGWIIKVQNQTIRKSGSTLDLLQPYFRADPLKEGHGLGLWISHRLTMLLGGELHLDWQDFTFTSELILPGTIN
- the lpxB gene encoding lipid-A-disaccharide synthase, with product MTYYLIAGERSGDLHGANLVRAIRQYDPAANCRAYGGEQMEAAGAVLVRHYREMAFMGFLEVVKNLGTIRRIMRECQADLLAHRPDVLILIDYAGFNLRMARFAKKHGIRVFYYISPKVWAWNQRRALKIKANVDNLFTILPFETEFFSRYDYKVEYVGNPLLDALSEFRPDPAFCEKMGIDARPVVALLPGSRHQEITSILPAMLQVVAQFPAYQFVVGTVSNLPKDLYDNLLANYPAVIRVEDAAYDLLHIATAALVTSGTATLETALLNIPQVVCYKTTGISYAIAKHLIAVPFISLVNLIVNREIVKELIQNDLTPNQITTELRRILPGETGRTVQLDGYVEVQKKMGGPGASERAGRLMVEDLKMHR
- a CDS encoding ArnT family glycosyltransferase produces the protein MPFVLFSSRTYSSSLFLLIVFLFITFISRAEYFDEAWFAEQSFWFLRDGQVRSELFRGYNGWETGLYVFHKLFVYAGALTMYFTGFSVASSKLVSIFFGLLAGYLVWQYSRKASREQQWLSVLLYFGCGTLIRYISVNRPETMCMALGLASYLVLDTQDSTKPKPILAGILAGLSALTHLNGLIYLVTGAGWLVLRIGWRPAFLFSIAGGLTVSLYGLDAWLDGNLAVLAKQFLGDPATQQNLHLSDKLSVLADYHQIFFYGQNETALTVLVLLCGIAFRRYITLTQPVFLYTLLLIISFWLLTKSITDIYFLLIMPWFAILIAFWLTTYLPRQPAWQRKAAQVLLVLYCLVSVVQFVNVINENREALNTEAHNALLASYMPEKHTPVIAPIEFFFGQMDNYKILGMTYFHLLEREKGAIPLNTFFKRAEQANVTYIISDHRLNASYDIPVNAPAQIGVYRRVFQDSWNTVYARQRM